Genomic DNA from Vespula vulgaris chromosome 5, iyVesVulg1.1, whole genome shotgun sequence:
TCTTTTCAAAGACGAacattattgtataaaattattcaacgtgctacgattttatttttattataggaGCGTACCTCTGGGACCTGATCAATTACTTCTCCGTGGCGCTATGTTAAGAAATACAAAATGGATATTTGGTGTGGTAATATACACCGGTCATGATACTAAACTTATGCAAAATAATACAACAACTGCACCATTGAAAAGATCTACATTAGATCGACTGACTAATACACAAATTCTCATGCTGTTCTTTATGTTAATTTTGTTGTGCCTTCTTTCTGCAATATTCAATGTTATATGGACGAATTCTAATAATACAGGACTTTGGTATTTGGGTTTAAACGGTAAATATAAAGGTCTctcaatttttatcttttgaatTTATGTAAATCAATGTATGTTTCAGAGGAAATGACaaagaattttgttttcaatcTTCTAACATTCATCATACTCtacaataatttaataccAATCTCACTTCAAGTTACGCTAGAAGTAGTTAGATTTGTGCAAGCTACGTTTATTAACATGGATATTGAAATGTATCATGCAGAGACAGATACACCTGCAATGGCTCGCACAAGTAATCTTAATGAGGAGCTTGGAATGGTCAATTATGTGTTTACAGATAAAACTGGTACACTCACAAAGAATGTTATGGAATTTAAAAGGTGTTCTGTTGGTGGCAAAATATACGAGTGAGttatgaaaacattttctttttactaagAATGtcttactattattacttacACAAGAAATGATTCCATAGCTTTCCCAATCCAACAGCCGGTATTGATAGTCCAGGTGTTAGTAATAGTGAATTAGTTAAAGATATTATTGAAGGAAGGGCGATGAAAGGTTCATCTCGCCCTactgataaaaagaaatataatcattCTATTATACTGCATGACTTTATGATAATGTTATCGGTTTGTCATACAGTTATTCCTGAAAAGATAgataatcgtattatttatcatgCAGCATCTCCAGGTACGTTATAtgtaacaatttaaaataacgatacaaaatttcatttaaagtGTTGTAACTTTTCTATAGATGAACGAGCACTAGTTGATGGCGCACGTAAATATAGTTATGTGTTCGATACCAGAACACCTGCTTACGTGGAAATAATCGCCTTAGGCGAAAGACAacgatatgaaatattaaacgtaATAGAATTCACGTCAGCTAGAAAGAGAATGTCTATAATAGTGAGAACACCAAcaggaaaaattaaacttttatGTAAAGGGGCCGATTCTGTCATTTATGAACGATTAAATCCACGATCACCGAGTGTATCTGAAGATGATTTTCGCCAAACAACTTTGGaacatttagaaatatttgcgACCGATGGATTAAGAACTCTTTGTTTTGCTTCTGCCGAAGTAcctgaaaatttatatcaggtaaattcattttttcagCTAAATATTCGATTGCATCTTAAAATACAGTGATagttcgtaatatttttaatagaggTGGCGTGACACTTACCATAATGCATCAATCAGTATGACAGATCGTGAAAGTAAACTGGACCATGCAGCAAATCTCATTGAGAACAATTTAACTTTATTAGGAGCAACTGCTATTGAAGATCAATTACAAGATGAAGTACGtattgctatttttttttaaatattttttcgttgttCTCTTATATCGTGTTTTAATTTGATATCGTCTAGGTTCCAGAAACGTTACAGGCTTTACTTCGTGCTGATATTAACGTTTGGGTGTTGACTGGAGATAAACAAGAAACAGCGATTAATATTGGCTATTCCTGTAGATTAATCACACATGGAATGCCTTTGTATATTATCAATGAAACTTCTCTAGATGTAAATAAGTTCATAATGCTTAAAAGTTATaagaattttcgaataaatgatTTTGAATAAATGAGGCAAGAAACATTTTGCAGAAAACAAGGGAAATCATTGTTCAACGTTGCCAAGATTTTGGGGATGATTTGAAACATCAGAACGAAGTGGCTGTGGTAATAGATGGCAATACTTTGGACTTTGCCTTGTCATGCGACATTAGAATGGATTTTTTAGATTTGTGTTCAGCATGCAAGGTAGTTATTTGTTGTAGAGTTTCGCCAATGCAAAAAGCCGAGGTAATTTGActactttattattaaattatttgattaatttagtTTTAAATGAGCTACGACATatgaaattttgattattaatatatcagaATCTTGCAGGTTGTTGATCTCATAACAAACAATAAGAAAGCAGTAACTCTTGCCATTGGAGATGGTGCAAATGATGTAGCAATGATTCAGAAAGCTCACATAGGCGTTGGTGcgtagaataaaatatatatttttattacgattgaCAAGACAAAAAGATCTGAttggataaatattttcaaattaggAATATCTGGTGTTGAGGGTCTACAAGCAGCCTGTGCATCAGATTATTCTATCGCACAGTTTCGTTTTCTGAAACGTCTTTTATTCGTTCACGGTTCTTGGAATTATAGTAGAATGTGtaaattaattctatattcGTTTTACAAGAATATTTGTTTGTATGTAATTGAATTATGGTTCGCAATATATTCCGGCTGGTCTGGACAGATTCTTTTTGAGAGATGGTCTATTGGTCTTTATAATGTTgtaagttttttattaaaagataattattatttattcactaATATTAGACATgagttttttaataaaatttacaatattcaaTTATAGGTATTTACGGCAGCACCTCCTCTGGCTATGGGTCTTTTCGATAAAGTGTGTTCAGCAGAAACTCATTTAGCTCATCCAGGATTGTATGCAACAAAAAATACTGGAGAGtcatcttttaatattaaagtatgattaattttatttcaaataatgatATAGATGGGGCATAACGTTTGATTTGccaatataatctatatatttcatagGTATTTTGGGTATGGATAATAAATGCCTTAATTCACTCATCCTTACTTTATTGGTTGCCACTCAT
This window encodes:
- the LOC127063679 gene encoding probable phospholipid-transporting ATPase IA isoform X3, encoding MPPPGRGNPRVPSPGPLRPYTPPDLSSIPHMDGTPSYNSSDLIHNNGSLSSPTASNNTRTDETSKDNQPNVGPYIVGSPIDLGNIDNVDNIGLRLDPVLRRNVRRRTREHIELQEAPASELNSEVGPIRAENGGSQGEDPSSHQYDASDERVVFVNAPHQPAKYKNNHITTAKYSILSFIPMFLFEQFRRYSNCFFLFIAIMQQIPDVSPTGRYTTLVPLLFILSVSALKEIVEDIKRHRADDEINMREVEVLRDGRWQWIQWRNVAVGDVVKVHNNNFFPADLILLSSSEPQGMSFIETANLDGETNLKIRQAHTDTAILLDTAELMNFRSNIQCEPPNRHLYEFHGVLRETNKQSVPLGPDQLLLRGAMLRNTKWIFGVVIYTGHDTKLMQNNTTTAPLKRSTLDRLTNTQILMLFFMLILLCLLSAIFNVIWTNSNNTGLWYLGLNEEMTKNFVFNLLTFIILYNNLIPISLQVTLEVVRFVQATFINMDIEMYHAETDTPAMARTSNLNEELGMVNYVFTDKTGTLTKNVMEFKRCSVGGKIYDFPNPTAGIDSPGVSNSELVKDIIEGRAMKGSSRPTDKKKYNHSIILHDFMIMLSVCHTVIPEKIDNRIIYHAASPDERALVDGARKYSYVFDTRTPAYVEIIALGERQRYEILNVIEFTSARKRMSIIVRTPTGKIKLLCKGADSVIYERLNPRSPSVSEDDFRQTTLEHLEIFATDGLRTLCFASAEVPENLYQRWRDTYHNASISMTDRESKLDHAANLIENNLTLLGATAIEDQLQDEVPETLQALLRADINVWVLTGDKQETAINIGYSCRLITHGMPLYIINETSLDKTREIIVQRCQDFGDDLKHQNEVAVVIDGNTLDFALSCDIRMDFLDLCSACKVVICCRVSPMQKAEVVDLITNNKKAVTLAIGDGANDVAMIQKAHIGVGISGVEGLQAACASDYSIAQFRFLKRLLFVHGSWNYSRMCKLILYSFYKNICLYVIELWFAIYSGWSGQILFERWSIGLYNVVFTAAPPLAMGLFDKVCSAETHLAHPGLYATKNTGESSFNIKVFWVWIINALIHSSLLYWLPLMVLKQDVVWSNGKDGGYLLLGNFVYTYVVVTVCGKAGLIINSWTWVTHAATWGSIILWFLFIFIYSNFWPVLNVGAVMLGNDKMLFSSPVFWLGLILIPSAVLLLDVTAKAVKNTVWKSVTAAARENEIRKSDPGDIFNGQDYRSSLTETARLLKNVKSVFTRRSNATSRANVEVELSQINSLRRLLLRMLRDADGFAFSQEEGGSVTQTDVIRAYDTNLPKPGGM
- the LOC127063679 gene encoding probable phospholipid-transporting ATPase IA isoform X4, whose product is MPFKNTLRTNRLLVAPARSMPPPGRGNPRVPSPGPLRPYTPPDLSSIPHMDGTPSYNSSDLIHNNGSLSSPTASNNTRTDETSKDNQPNVGPYIVGSPIDLGNIDNVDNIGLRLDPVLRRNVRRRTREHIELQEAPASELNSEVGPIRAENGGSQGEDPSSHQYDASDERVVFVNAPHQPAKYKNNHITTAKYSILSFIPMFLFEQFRRYSNCFFLFIAIMQQIPDVSPTGRYTTLVPLLFILSVSALKEIVEDIKRHRADDEINMREVEVLRDGRWQWIQWRNVAVGDVVKVHNNNFFPADLILLSSSEPQGMSFIETANLDGETNLKIRQAHTDTAILLDTAELMNFRSNIQCEPPNRHLYEFHGVLRETNKQSVPLGPDQLLLRGAMLRNTKWIFGVVIYTGHDTKLMQNNTTTAPLKRSTLDRLTNTQILMLFFMLILLCLLSAIFNVIWTNSNNTGLWYLGLNEEMTKNFVFNLLTFIILYNNLIPISLQVTLEVVRFVQATFINMDIEMYHAETDTPAMARTSNLNEELGMVNYVFTDKTGTLTKNVMEFKRCSVGGKIYDFPNPTAGIDSPGVSNSELVKDIIEGRAMKGSSRPTDKKKYNHSIILHDFMIMLSVCHTVIPEKIDNRIIYHAASPDERALVDGARKYSYVFDTRTPAYVEIIALGERQRYEILNVIEFTSARKRMSIIVRTPTGKIKLLCKGADSVIYERLNPRSPSVSEDDFRQTTLEHLEIFATDGLRTLCFASAEVPENLYQRWRDTYHNASISMTDRESKLDHAANLIENNLTLLGATAIEDQLQDEVPETLQALLRADINVWVLTGDKQETAINIGYSCRLITHGMPLYIINETSLDKTREIIVQRCQDFGDDLKHQNEVAVVIDGNTLDFALSCDIRMDFLDLCSACKVVICCRVSPMQKAEVVDLITNNKKAVTLAIGDGANDVAMIQKAHIGVGISGVEGLQAACASDYSIAQFRFLKRLLFVHGSWNYSRMCKLILYSFYKNICLYVIELWFAIYSGWSGQILFERWSIGLYNVVFTAAPPLAMGLFDKVCSAETHLAHPGLYATKNTGESSFNIKVFWVWIINALIHSSLLYWLPLMVLKQDVVWSNGKDGGYLLLGNFVYTYVVVTVCGKAGLIINSWTWVTHAATWGSIILWFLFIFIYSNFWPVLNVGAVMLGNDKMLFSSPVFWLGLILIPSAVLLLDVTAKAVKNTVWKSVTAAARENEIRKSDPGDIFNGQDYRSSRRSRSTKRRLKRHWFLIKPYRRRNRMKAIPFEFTSNDSWFSHHSTTTIHTTYT
- the LOC127063679 gene encoding phospholipid-transporting ATPase IA isoform X9; translated protein: MPFKNTLRTNRLLVAPARSMPPPGRGNPRVPSPGPLRPYTPPDLSSIPHMDGTPSYNSSDLIHNNGSLSSPTASNNTRTDETSKDNQPNVGPYIVGSPIDLGNIDNVDNIGLRLDPVLRRNVRRRTREHIELQEAPASELNSEVGPIRAENGGSQGEDPSSHQYDASDERVVFVNAPHQPAKYKNNHITTAKYSILSFIPMFLFEQFRRYSNCFFLFIAIMQQIPDVSPTGRYTTLVPLLFILSVSALKEIVEDIKRHRADDEINMREVEVLRDGRWQWIQWRNVAVGDVVKVHNNNFFPADLILLSSSEPQGMSFIETANLDGETNLKIRQAHTDTAILLDTAELMNFRSNIQCEPPNRHLYEFHGVLRETNKQSVPLGPDQLLLRGAMLRNTKWIFGVVIYTGHDTKLMQNNTTTAPLKRSTLDRLTNTQILMLFFMLILLCLLSAIFNVIWTNSNNTGLWYLGLNEEMTKNFVFNLLTFIILYNNLIPISLQVTLEVVRFVQATFINMDIEMYHAETDTPAMARTSNLNEELGMVNYVFTDKTGTLTKNVMEFKRCSVGGKIYDFPNPTAGIDSPGVSNSELVKDIIEGRAMKGSSRPTDKKKYNHSIILHDFMIMLSVCHTVIPEKIDNRIIYHAASPDERALVDGARKYSYVFDTRTPAYVEIIALGERQRYEILNVIEFTSARKRMSIIVRTPTGKIKLLCKGADSVIYERLNPRSPSVSEDDFRQTTLEHLEIFATDGLRTLCFASAEVPENLYQRWRDTYHNASISMTDRESKLDHAANLIENNLTLLGATAIEDQLQDEVPETLQALLRADINVWVLTGDKQETAINIGYSCRLITHGMPLYIINETSLDKTREIIVQRCQDFGDDLKHQNEVAVVIDGNTLDFALSCDIRMDFLDLCSACKVVICCRVSPMQKAEVVDLITNNKKAVTLAIGDGANDVAMIQKAHIGVGISGVEGLQAACASDYSIAQFRFLKRLLFVHGSWNYSRMCKLILYSFYKNICLYVIELWFAIYSGWSGQILFERWSIGLYNVVFTAAPPLAMGLFDKVCSAETHLAHPGLYATKNTGESSFNIKVFWVWIINALIHSSLLYWLPLMVLKQDVVWSNGKDGGYLLLGNFVYT
- the LOC127063679 gene encoding probable phospholipid-transporting ATPase IA isoform X8, translated to MDITSTKLVQWFNELRSRIYLYLHAQNIGPIRAENGGSQGEDPSSHQYDASDERVVFVNAPHQPAKYKNNHITTAKYSILSFIPMFLFEQFRRYSNCFFLFIAIMQQIPDVSPTGRYTTLVPLLFILSVSALKEIVEDIKRHRADDEINMREVEVLRDGRWQWIQWRNVAVGDVVKVHNNNFFPADLILLSSSEPQGMSFIETANLDGETNLKIRQAHTDTAILLDTAELMNFRSNIQCEPPNRHLYEFHGVLRETNKQSVPLGPDQLLLRGAMLRNTKWIFGVVIYTGHDTKLMQNNTTTAPLKRSTLDRLTNTQILMLFFMLILLCLLSAIFNVIWTNSNNTGLWYLGLNEEMTKNFVFNLLTFIILYNNLIPISLQVTLEVVRFVQATFINMDIEMYHAETDTPAMARTSNLNEELGMVNYVFTDKTGTLTKNVMEFKRCSVGGKIYDFPNPTAGIDSPGVSNSELVKDIIEGRAMKGSSRPTDKKKYNHSIILHDFMIMLSVCHTVIPEKIDNRIIYHAASPDERALVDGARKYSYVFDTRTPAYVEIIALGERQRYEILNVIEFTSARKRMSIIVRTPTGKIKLLCKGADSVIYERLNPRSPSVSEDDFRQTTLEHLEIFATDGLRTLCFASAEVPENLYQRWRDTYHNASISMTDRESKLDHAANLIENNLTLLGATAIEDQLQDEVPETLQALLRADINVWVLTGDKQETAINIGYSCRLITHGMPLYIINETSLDKTREIIVQRCQDFGDDLKHQNEVAVVIDGNTLDFALSCDIRMDFLDLCSACKVVICCRVSPMQKAEVVDLITNNKKAVTLAIGDGANDVAMIQKAHIGVGISGVEGLQAACASDYSIAQFRFLKRLLFVHGSWNYSRMCKLILYSFYKNICLYVIELWFAIYSGWSGQILFERWSIGLYNVVFTAAPPLAMGLFDKVCSAETHLAHPGLYATKNTGESSFNIKVFWVWIINALIHSSLLYWLPLMVLKQDVVWSNGKDGGYLLLGNFVYTYVVVTVCGKAGLIINSWTWVTHAATWGSIILWFLFIFIYSNFWPVLNVGAVMLGNDKMLFSSPVFWLGLILIPSAVLLLDVTAKAVKNTVWKSVTAAARENEIRKSDPGDIFNGQDYRSSLTETARLLKNVKSVFTRRSNATSRANVEVELSQINSLRRLLLRMLRDADGFAFSQEEGGSVTQTDVIRAYDTNLPKPGGM
- the LOC127063679 gene encoding probable phospholipid-transporting ATPase IA isoform X5, producing MPFKNTLRTNRLLVAPARSMPPPGRGNPRVPSPGPLRPYTPPDLSSIPHMDGTPSYNSSDLIHNNGSLSSPTASNNTRTDETSKDNQPNVGPYIVGSPIDLGNIDNVDNIGLRLDPVLRRNVRRRTREHIELQEAPASELNSEVGPIRAENGGSQGEDPSSHQYDASDERVVFVNAPHQPAKYKNNHITTAKYSILSFIPMFLFEQFRRYSNCFFLFIAIMQQIPDVSPTGRYTTLVPLLFILSVSALKEIVEDIKRHRADDEINMREVEVLRDGRWQWIQWRNVAVGDVVKVHNNNFFPADLILLSSSEPQGMSFIETANLDGETNLKIRQAHTDTAILLDTAELMNFRSNIQCEPPNRHLYEFHGVLRETNKQSVPLGPDQLLLRGAMLRNTKWIFGVVIYTGHDTKLMQNNTTTAPLKRSTLDRLTNTQILMLFFMLILLCLLSAIFNVIWTNSNNTGLWYLGLNEEMTKNFVFNLLTFIILYNNLIPISLQVTLEVVRFVQATFINMDIEMYHAETDTPAMARTSNLNEELGMVNYVFTDKTGTLTKNVMEFKRCSVGGKIYDFPNPTAGIDSPGVSNSELVKDIIEGRAMKGSSRPTDKKKYNHSIILHDFMIMLSVCHTVIPEKIDNRIIYHAASPDERALVDGARKYSYVFDTRTPAYVEIIALGERQRYEILNVIEFTSARKRMSIIVRTPTGKIKLLCKGADSVIYERLNPRSPSVSEDDFRQTTLEHLEIFATDGLRTLCFASAEVPENLYQRWRDTYHNASISMTDRESKLDHAANLIENNLTLLGATAIEDQLQDEVPETLQALLRADINVWVLTGDKQETAINIGYSCRLITHGMPLYIINETSLDKTREIIVQRCQDFGDDLKHQNEVAVVIDGNTLDFALSCDIRMDFLDLCSACKVVICCRVSPMQKAEVVDLITNNKKAVTLAIGDGANDVAMIQKAHIGVGISGVEGLQAACASDYSIAQFRFLKRLLFVHGSWNYSRMCKLILYSFYKNICLYVIELWFAIYSGWSGQILFERWSIGLYNVVFTAAPPLAMGLFDKVCSAETHLAHPGLYATKNTGESSFNIKVFWVWIINALIHSSLLYWLPLMVLKQDVVWSNGKDGGYLLLGNFVYTYVVVTVCGKAGLIINSWTWVTHAATWGSIILWFLFIFIYSNFWPVLNVGAVMLGNDKMLFSSPVFWLGLILIPSAVLLLDVTAKAVKNTVWKSVTAAARENEIRKSDPGDIFNGQDYRSSPVHAIADLARYGFAFSQEEGGSVTQTDVIRAYDTNLPKPGGM
- the LOC127063679 gene encoding probable phospholipid-transporting ATPase IA isoform X1 translates to MPFKNTLRTNRLLVAPARSMPPPGRGNPRVPSPGPLRPYTPPDLSSIPHMDGTPSYNSSDLIHNNGSLSSPTASNNTRTDETSKDNQPNVGPYIVGSPIDLGNIDNVDNIGLRLDPVLRRNVRRRTREHIELQEAPASELNSEVGPIRAENGGSQGEDPSSHQYDASDERVVFVNAPHQPAKYKNNHITTAKYSILSFIPMFLFEQFRRYSNCFFLFIAIMQQIPDVSPTGRYTTLVPLLFILSVSALKEIVEDIKRHRADDEINMREVEVLRDGRWQWIQWRNVAVGDVVKVHNNNFFPADLILLSSSEPQGMSFIETANLDGETNLKIRQAHTDTAILLDTAELMNFRSNIQCEPPNRHLYEFHGVLRETNKQSVPLGPDQLLLRGAMLRNTKWIFGVVIYTGHDTKLMQNNTTTAPLKRSTLDRLTNTQILMLFFMLILLCLLSAIFNVIWTNSNNTGLWYLGLNEEMTKNFVFNLLTFIILYNNLIPISLQVTLEVVRFVQATFINMDIEMYHAETDTPAMARTSNLNEELGMVNYVFTDKTGTLTKNVMEFKRCSVGGKIYDFPNPTAGIDSPGVSNSELVKDIIEGRAMKGSSRPTDKKKYNHSIILHDFMIMLSVCHTVIPEKIDNRIIYHAASPDERALVDGARKYSYVFDTRTPAYVEIIALGERQRYEILNVIEFTSARKRMSIIVRTPTGKIKLLCKGADSVIYERLNPRSPSVSEDDFRQTTLEHLEIFATDGLRTLCFASAEVPENLYQRWRDTYHNASISMTDRESKLDHAANLIENNLTLLGATAIEDQLQDEVPETLQALLRADINVWVLTGDKQETAINIGYSCRLITHGMPLYIINETSLDKTREIIVQRCQDFGDDLKHQNEVAVVIDGNTLDFALSCDIRMDFLDLCSACKVVICCRVSPMQKAEVVDLITNNKKAVTLAIGDGANDVAMIQKAHIGVGISGVEGLQAACASDYSIAQFRFLKRLLFVHGSWNYSRMCKLILYSFYKNICLYVIELWFAIYSGWSGQILFERWSIGLYNVVFTAAPPLAMGLFDKVCSAETHLAHPGLYATKNTGESSFNIKVFWVWIINALIHSSLLYWLPLMVLKQDVVWSNGKDGGYLLLGNFVYTYVVVTVCGKAGLIINSWTWVTHAATWGSIILWFLFIFIYSNFWPVLNVGAVMLGNDKMLFSSPVFWLGLILIPSAVLLLDVTAKAVKNTVWKSVTAAARENEIRKSDPGDIFNGQDYRSSLTETARLLKNVKSVFTRRSNATSRANVEVELSQINSLRRLLLRMLRDADGFAFSQEEGGSVTQTDVIRAYDTNLPKPGGM
- the LOC127063679 gene encoding probable phospholipid-transporting ATPase IA isoform X2, whose amino-acid sequence is MPFKNTLRTNRLLVAPARSMPPPGRGNPRVPSPGPLRPYTPPDLSSIPHMDGTPSYNSSDLIHNNGSLSSPTASNNTRTDETSKDNQPNVGPYIVGSPIDLGNIDNVDNIGLRLDPVLRRNVRRRTREHIELQEAPASELNSEVGPIRAENGGSQGEDPSSHQYDASDERVVFVNAPHQPAKYKNNHITTAKYSILSFIPMFLFEQFRRYSNCFFLFIAIMQQIPDVSPTGRYTTLVPLLFILSVSALKEIVEDIKRHRADDEINMREVEVLRDGRWQWIQWRNVAVGDVVKVHNNNFFPADLILLSSSEPQGMSFIETANLDGETNLKIRQAHTDTAILLDTAELMNFRSNIQCEPPNRHLYEFHGVLRETNKQSVPLGPDQLLLRGAMLRNTKWIFGVVIYTGHDTKLMQNNTTTAPLKRSTLDRLTNTQILMLFFMLILLCLLSAIFNVIWTNSNNTGLWYLGLNEEMTKNFVFNLLTFIILYNNLIPISLQVTLEVVRFVQATFINMDIEMYHAETDTPAMARTSNLNEELGMVNYVFTDKTGTLTKNVMEFKRCSVGGKIYDFPNPTAGIDSPGVSNSELVKDIIEGRAMKGSSRPTDKKKYNHSIILHDFMIMLSVCHTVIPEKIDNRIIYHAASPDERALVDGARKYSYVFDTRTPAYVEIIALGERQRYEILNVIEFTSARKRMSIIVRTPTGKIKLLCKGADSVIYERLNPRSPSVSEDDFRQTTLEHLEIFATDGLRTLCFASAEVPENLYQRWRDTYHNASISMTDRESKLDHAANLIENNLTLLGATAIEDQLQDEVPETLQALLRADINVWVLTGDKQETAINIGYSCRLITHGMPLYIINETSLDKTREIIVQRCQDFGDDLKHQNEVAVVIDGNTLDFALSCDIRMDFLDLCSACKVVICCRVSPMQKAEVVDLITNNKKAVTLAIGDGANDVAMIQKAHIGVGISGVEGLQAACASDYSIAQFRFLKRLLFVHGSWNYSRMCKLILYSFYKNICLYVIELWFAIYSGWSGQILFERWSIGLYNVVFTAAPPLAMGLFDKVCSAETHLAHPGLYATKNTGESSFNIKVFWVWIINALIHSSLLYWLPLMVLKQDVVWSNGKDGGYLLLGNFVYTYVVVTVCGKAGLIINSWTWVTHAATWGSIILWFLFIFIYSNFWPVLNVGAVMLGNDKMLFSSPVFWLGLILIPSAVLLLDVTAKAVKNTVWKSVTAAARENEIRKSDPGDIFNGQDYRSSLTETARLLKNVKSVFTRRSNATSRANVEVELSHGFAFSQEEGGSVTQTDVIRAYDTNLPKPGGM
- the LOC127063679 gene encoding probable phospholipid-transporting ATPase IA isoform X7; protein product: MPFKNTLRTNRLLVAPARSMPPPGRGNPRVPSPGPLRPYTPPDLSSIPHMDGTPSYNSSDLIHNNGSLSSPTASNNTRTDETSKDNQPNVGPYIVGSPIDLGNIDNVDNIGLRLDPVLRRNVRRRTREHIELQEAPASELNSEVGPIRAENGGSQGEDPSSHQYDASDERVVFVNAPHQPAKYKNNHITTAKYSILSFIPMFLFEQFRRYSNCFFLFIAIMQQIPDVSPTGRYTTLVPLLFILSVSALKEIVEDIKRHRADDEINMREVEVLRDGRWQWIQWRNVAVGDVVKVHNNNFFPADLILLSSSEPQGMSFIETANLDGETNLKIRQAHTDTAILLDTAELMNFRSNIQCEPPNRHLYEFHGVLRETNKQSVPLGPDQLLLRGAMLRNTKWIFGVVIYTGHDTKLMQNNTTTAPLKRSTLDRLTNTQILMLFFMLILLCLLSAIFNVIWTNSNNTGLWYLGLNEEMTKNFVFNLLTFIILYNNLIPISLQVTLEVVRFVQATFINMDIEMYHAETDTPAMARTSNLNEELGMVNYVFTDKTGTLTKNVMEFKRCSVGGKIYDFPNPTAGIDSPGVSNSELVKDIIEGRAMKGSSRPTDKKKYNHSIILHDFMIMLSVCHTVIPEKIDNRIIYHAASPDERALVDGARKYSYVFDTRTPAYVEIIALGERQRYEILNVIEFTSARKRMSIIVRTPTGKIKLLCKGADSVIYERLNPRSPSVSEDDFRQTTLEHLEIFATDGLRTLCFASAEVPENLYQRWRDTYHNASISMTDRESKLDHAANLIENNLTLLGATAIEDQLQDEVPETLQALLRADINVWVLTGDKQETAINIGYSCRLITHGMPLYIINETSLDKTREIIVQRCQDFGDDLKHQNEVAVVIDGNTLDFALSCDIRMDFLDLCSACKVVICCRVSPMQKAEVVDLITNNKKAVTLAIGDGANDVAMIQKAHIGVGISGVEGLQAACASDYSIAQFRFLKRLLFVHGSWNYSRMCKLILYSFYKNICLYVIELWFAIYSGWSGQILFERWSIGLYNVVFTAAPPLAMGLFDKVCSAETHLAHPGLYATKNTGESSFNIKVFWVWIINALIHSSLLYWLPLMVLKQDVVWSNGKDGGYLLLGNFVYTYVVVTVCGKAGLIINSWTWVTHAATWGSIILWFLFIFIYSNFWPVLNVGAVMLGNDKMLFSSPVFWLGLILIPSAVLLLDVTAKAVKNTVWKSVTAAARENEIRKSDPGDIFNGQDYRSSNL
- the LOC127063679 gene encoding probable phospholipid-transporting ATPase IA isoform X6, giving the protein MPFKNTLRTNRLLVAPARSMPPPGRGNPRVPSPGPLRPYTPPDLSSIPHMDGTPSYNSSDLIHNNGSLSSPTASNNTRTDETSKDNQPNVGPYIVGSPIDLGNIDNVDNIGLRLDPVLRRNVRRRTREHIELQEAPASELNSEVGPIRAENGGSQGEDPSSHQYDASDERVVFVNAPHQPAKYKNNHITTAKYSILSFIPMFLFEQFRRYSNCFFLFIAIMQQIPDVSPTGRYTTLVPLLFILSVSALKEIVEDIKRHRADDEINMREVEVLRDGRWQWIQWRNVAVGDVVKVHNNNFFPADLILLSSSEPQGMSFIETANLDGETNLKIRQAHTDTAILLDTAELMNFRSNIQCEPPNRHLYEFHGVLRETNKQSVPLGPDQLLLRGAMLRNTKWIFGVVIYTGHDTKLMQNNTTTAPLKRSTLDRLTNTQILMLFFMLILLCLLSAIFNVIWTNSNNTGLWYLGLNEEMTKNFVFNLLTFIILYNNLIPISLQVTLEVVRFVQATFINMDIEMYHAETDTPAMARTSNLNEELGMVNYVFTDKTGTLTKNVMEFKRCSVGGKIYDFPNPTAGIDSPGVSNSELVKDIIEGRAMKGSSRPTDKKKYNHSIILHDFMIMLSVCHTVIPEKIDNRIIYHAASPDERALVDGARKYSYVFDTRTPAYVEIIALGERQRYEILNVIEFTSARKRMSIIVRTPTGKIKLLCKGADSVIYERLNPRSPSVSEDDFRQTTLEHLEIFATDGLRTLCFASAEVPENLYQRWRDTYHNASISMTDRESKLDHAANLIENNLTLLGATAIEDQLQDEVPETLQALLRADINVWVLTGDKQETAINIGYSCRLITHGMPLYIINETSLDKTREIIVQRCQDFGDDLKHQNEVAVVIDGNTLDFALSCDIRMDFLDLCSACKVVICCRVSPMQKAEVVDLITNNKKAVTLAIGDGANDVAMIQKAHIGVGISGVEGLQAACASDYSIAQFRFLKRLLFVHGSWNYSRMCKLILYSFYKNICLYVIELWFAIYSGWSGQILFERWSIGLYNVVFTAAPPLAMGLFDKVCSAETHLAHPGLYATKNTGESSFNIKVFWVWIINALIHSSLLYWLPLMVLKQDVVWSNGKDGGYLLLGNFVYTYVVVTVCGKAGLIINSWTWVTHAATWGSIILWFLFIFIYSNFWPVLNVGAVMLGNDKMLFSSPVFWLGLILIPSAVLLLDVTAKAVKNTVWKSVTAAARENEIRKSDPGDIFNGQDYRSSWIRILPRGRRISDSDGCDQSL